In one window of Hyla sarda isolate aHylSar1 chromosome 1, aHylSar1.hap1, whole genome shotgun sequence DNA:
- the INIP gene encoding SOSS complex subunit C isoform X2, with amino-acid sequence MAAAPTPPPPPPAAGFASKNRVAILAELDKEKRKLLLQNQSSTNNPGASIALARPAVNKDFRDHAEQQHIAAQQKAALQHAHAHSTGYFITQDSAFGNLILPVIPRLEAE; translated from the exons atggcggcggcgccgacaccaccaccacctccgccGGCTGCAG GTTTTGCAAGCAAGAATAGAGTTGCTATTTTGGCAGAACTAGACAAGGAAAAGAGAAAATTGCTCCTTCAAAATCAGTCTTCAACAAACAATCCAGGGGCAAG TATAGCCCTTGCAAGGCCAGCTGTTAACAAGGATTTTCGGGACCATGCAGAACAGCAGCATATAGCTGCCCAACAAAAAGCTGCACTTCAG CATGCACATGCACACTCAACTGGATACTTTATTACCCAAGACTCTGCTTTTGGGAACCTGATTCTTCCTGTTATCCCACGTCTGGAGGCTGAGTAA